The proteins below come from a single Streptomyces tubercidicus genomic window:
- a CDS encoding C40 family peptidase, with the protein MTVRMHTPNLLARAGTVTALTLVTLGGTTIAPGAAGDAEGASVSAYALRIAASKRGAPYQYGAQGPHAFDCSGLTLYSFRRAGRALPRTAAAQYGRTLHIPASLRKRGDLVFFRSAGGIYHVGIYAGRGRMWHAPKAGSVVRLERIWSRTVSYGRVG; encoded by the coding sequence ATGACTGTGCGCATGCATACGCCGAATCTGCTGGCGCGCGCCGGCACCGTCACCGCCCTGACGCTGGTCACCCTGGGTGGGACAACCATCGCCCCGGGAGCGGCCGGTGACGCCGAGGGCGCCTCCGTGTCCGCCTACGCGCTGCGGATCGCGGCCTCCAAGAGGGGCGCGCCCTACCAGTACGGCGCCCAAGGGCCGCACGCCTTCGACTGTTCCGGGCTGACGCTGTACTCGTTCAGGCGCGCCGGCCGGGCCCTGCCCCGCACCGCCGCCGCCCAGTATGGCCGCACCCTGCATATCCCGGCCTCCCTGCGCAAACGCGGTGACCTGGTCTTCTTCCGTTCCGCGGGCGGCATTTACCACGTCGGCATCTACGCGGGCCGGGGCCGGATGTGGCATGCGCCCAAGGCCGGAAGCGTGGTGCGGCTGGAACGGATCTGGAGCCGCACGGTGTCTTACGGGCGGGTGGGCTGA